A genomic stretch from Candidatus Woesearchaeota archaeon includes:
- a CDS encoding winged helix-turn-helix transcriptional regulator has translation MSNNIIKKAIVKLDKKDRKILYQLDLDARQSFSQIGKKVGLSKEVVNYRIKRLEQEGVIKGYYTIINMSRLGYMCNRFFIKFKNDDPDKEQEIITYFVKHPKYWWVDSMDGFRDLGVGSWEKTILDCHKMKEELLAKLKPYILEIEQSIYTTFQIYKRAYLINKKTKESKAINYITDETATIDETDEKILRCIAADGRMPLLDIAKKLNLTGMIVKYRIKKMIEQKIIQGFRAMIDISKIGYYWYKIEFMLKDYSKKQEMLNYFAVHPNIVYSYESTAQADLEVELEVESYEQFRSILNELRHKFKDIIESYKHLLWYKEHKIVYFPSEKIE, from the coding sequence ATGAGTAATAATATCATAAAAAAAGCAATCGTAAAATTAGACAAGAAAGATAGGAAAATACTGTATCAACTTGATCTTGATGCACGGCAAAGTTTTTCTCAGATTGGAAAAAAGGTTGGTTTAAGCAAAGAAGTAGTCAATTATCGGATTAAACGATTGGAACAAGAAGGCGTTATTAAAGGATATTACACTATTATTAATATGAGCAGGCTTGGCTATATGTGTAATCGGTTTTTTATTAAATTCAAAAATGATGATCCTGATAAAGAACAAGAAATCATTACTTATTTTGTCAAGCATCCTAAATATTGGTGGGTTGACAGCATGGATGGCTTTAGAGATTTAGGCGTAGGAAGCTGGGAAAAAACAATTCTTGACTGCCATAAGATGAAAGAAGAATTGCTTGCCAAACTTAAACCATATATTCTTGAGATTGAACAATCAATCTATACAACCTTCCAGATTTATAAGCGAGCTTACCTGATTAATAAAAAAACAAAAGAGAGTAAAGCAATTAATTATATAACTGATGAAACTGCAACCATCGATGAAACAGATGAAAAAATCTTGAGATGCATTGCAGCTGATGGAAGAATGCCACTCCTTGATATTGCTAAAAAACTAAATTTGACTGGGATGATAGTCAAATATCGTATCAAAAAAATGATAGAACAAAAAATCATTCAGGGATTTAGAGCAATGATCGACATCAGCAAAATAGGCTATTATTGGTACAAAATTGAATTCATGCTCAAAGATTACAGCAAAAAACAGGAGATGCTGAACTATTTTGCAGTGCATCCCAATATTGTTTATAGTTATGAAAGTACTGCCCAAGCTGATTTAGAAGTTGAGTTGGAAGTTGAAAGTTATGAACAGTTCAGGAGTATTCTTAATGAATTACGTCACAAATTCAAAGATATTATTGAAAGTTATAAACATCTATTGTGGTATAAGGAGCATAAGATTGTGTACTTTCCTTCAGAAAAAATAGAATAG
- a CDS encoding DUF433 domain-containing protein produces MAQKLLQRIVVDPKICHGRASIKGTRVMVSIILDNLAESRSIKEILNDYPSLTENDIYAALEYAAGLAKEEIII; encoded by the coding sequence ATGGCTCAAAAATTATTGCAACGGATAGTAGTAGATCCTAAAATCTGTCATGGCAGAGCCAGTATTAAGGGAACCCGTGTTATGGTTTCGATAATCTTAGATAATTTGGCAGAAAGCAGAAGTATAAAAGAAATTTTGAATGATTATCCTTCTTTAACTGAAAATGACATATATGCCGCATTGGAATATGCGGCTGGCTTAGCAAAAGAGGAAATCATTATTTAG
- a CDS encoding Lrp/AsnC family transcriptional regulator, protein MDIIDEIDKRIIELLKDNAKLSTRAIGKKTGIPITTVYHRIRKLEQQGIIKKYTAIIDEEKLGRGLCGYTLIHYDASTLGDDKVREDLKKKLCALPEVEEIKYLTGRFDILLKARAKDIKEFGELLSVKLHKIPGVKNSETFFVINDIK, encoded by the coding sequence ATGGATATAATAGATGAAATAGACAAAAGAATCATCGAGCTGCTGAAAGATAATGCTAAATTATCCACAAGGGCAATAGGAAAGAAAACCGGTATTCCGATAACAACAGTATATCATCGCATCAGGAAATTAGAACAACAAGGTATCATCAAAAAGTATACCGCGATTATTGATGAGGAGAAGTTAGGAAGAGGACTTTGTGGTTATACACTCATCCATTATGACGCTTCAACCTTGGGTGATGATAAAGTGCGAGAAGATTTGAAAAAAAAACTTTGTGCGTTGCCTGAAGTTGAAGAAATAAAATACTTAACTGGAAGATTTGATATCTTGTTAAAAGCTAGAGCTAAGGATATTAAAGAGTTTGGTGAGTTATTATCAGTAAAATTACATAAAATACCTGGTGTAAAAAACTCTGAAACGTTCTTTGTTATTAATGATATAAAATAG
- a CDS encoding response regulator, whose amino-acid sequence MSYGILYVENEAIAGSMVKRMLEKRGHFVFHYDSAEACLDDLRDLDLRYDLAIVDRELGVRYSGDDLVIALKQKYSRRPILSISCYPEKAPDADSFLKKPFGIDDLVRKIGEIMTSK is encoded by the coding sequence ATGTCCTATGGAATACTTTATGTTGAAAATGAAGCAATAGCCGGCAGTATGGTAAAGAGGATGCTCGAAAAAAGAGGTCACTTTGTTTTTCATTATGATTCAGCCGAAGCTTGCTTGGATGATTTAAGAGATTTAGATTTGCGGTATGATCTTGCGATTGTTGATCGCGAACTTGGCGTGCGTTATAGTGGTGATGATCTTGTTATTGCATTAAAACAAAAATATTCTCGAAGACCTATTCTTTCAATTTCTTGTTATCCTGAAAAAGCACCTGATGCTGACTCTTTTTTAAAAAAGCCATTTGGGATTGATGATTTAGTTAGAAAAATTGGCGAAATAATGACAAGCAAATAA
- a CDS encoding Fic family protein, which produces MHIEKKNIQGKNYYYARVSARVGNKVKKKTVAYLGKDPISKKELNKKIKRISSTKVNFILKNMKEDKEDWNIVFLSSEELKKIEEIKQDFKKKLDIDDEKLKEDMFKDFKTEYIYNTNAIEGNSLTLQETNLLLNENITPKGKDLREIYDHINEKDTFDYIIKEKPTINKEIIIDIHQRLVKNIDQRTGSFRKQNVRVFGAEFTPTEAKYVEIDMNILLKWHEQHKRKLHPLILASIFHEKFEKIHPFYDGNGRTGRMLINLIILQNNLPPLVIKNKTRNEYYTALSEGHKADLTKLEPEKYQKIVTFCYKAFIDTYEKIFSKWG; this is translated from the coding sequence ATGCACATTGAAAAGAAGAACATACAAGGAAAAAACTATTATTATGCCCGTGTTTCAGCTAGAGTAGGTAATAAAGTAAAAAAGAAAACCGTTGCTTATTTAGGCAAAGATCCTATTTCTAAAAAAGAATTAAATAAGAAAATAAAGAGAATTTCTTCAACAAAAGTTAATTTTATTCTCAAAAATATGAAAGAAGATAAGGAAGATTGGAACATAGTGTTTCTCTCATCTGAAGAGCTTAAGAAAATCGAAGAAATCAAGCAAGATTTCAAGAAAAAGTTGGATATAGATGATGAAAAACTAAAAGAAGATATGTTTAAAGATTTTAAAACAGAATATATTTACAACACCAATGCCATTGAAGGAAATTCATTAACATTGCAGGAAACTAATCTGCTGCTTAATGAAAACATAACACCAAAAGGTAAGGATTTGCGGGAGATTTACGACCATATTAATGAAAAGGATACCTTTGATTATATTATTAAAGAAAAACCAACAATAAACAAGGAAATAATTATAGATATTCATCAAAGACTGGTTAAAAATATTGACCAGAGGACAGGATCGTTTAGAAAGCAAAACGTAAGAGTATTTGGTGCTGAATTTACGCCGACTGAAGCAAAATACGTTGAAATTGATATGAACATTTTATTAAAATGGCATGAACAACATAAGAGAAAACTGCATCCATTAATTCTTGCCAGTATTTTTCATGAAAAGTTTGAAAAGATACATCCATTTTATGATGGGAATGGAAGAACAGGAAGAATGTTAATCAATCTTATCATATTGCAGAATAATCTGCCACCATTAGTAATCAAAAACAAAACCAGAAACGAATATTATACAGCTCTATCTGAAGGTCACAAAGCTGATTTAACTAAATTAGAGCCTGAAAAATATCAAAAGATAGTAACATTTTGCTATAAAGCATTTATTGATACTTATGAAAAAATATTTTCAAAGTGGGGATAA
- a CDS encoding aldo/keto reductase, protein MLNLQSTIQLNNGINIPRLGLGTWKTAPGKECEQAVLDALKVGYRHIDTAAIYRNEESVGAAIKKSGIPRKDIFLTTKLWNDDTNDPRLALEQSLKKLQTDYVDLYLIHWPVKNRLDAWRNLEELYDEGKCKAIGVSNFLVHHLEELLSVCDIVPAINQVEFNPYLYQKDLLKFCQKHGIQLEAYSPLAHGKKLADKKLAAIARKYNKDPAQILIRWSLQHNLVAIPKSVHPGRITSNADVFDFQLSKEDMQQLDAMNEDLRMCWFIDEDELLPKKVR, encoded by the coding sequence ATGCTTAATCTTCAATCAACTATCCAACTCAATAATGGCATCAATATTCCACGATTGGGCTTGGGAACGTGGAAGACTGCTCCTGGAAAGGAATGCGAGCAAGCTGTTTTAGATGCATTAAAAGTAGGGTATCGTCATATTGATACTGCTGCAATTTATCGCAATGAGGAAAGCGTTGGAGCAGCGATTAAAAAAAGTGGTATTCCTCGGAAAGATATTTTTCTTACTACTAAATTATGGAACGATGATACTAATGATCCGCGGTTAGCGCTTGAACAGAGCCTGAAAAAATTGCAAACTGATTATGTTGATTTGTATCTTATTCATTGGCCGGTTAAAAATAGGCTTGATGCCTGGCGAAATTTAGAGGAATTGTATGATGAAGGAAAGTGCAAGGCAATTGGGGTTAGCAATTTTCTCGTGCATCATTTGGAAGAATTATTATCTGTTTGCGATATAGTTCCTGCCATTAACCAAGTTGAATTTAATCCTTATTTATATCAAAAAGATCTTTTGAAATTCTGCCAGAAACATGGTATTCAGTTGGAAGCGTATTCTCCATTAGCACATGGCAAAAAATTGGCTGATAAAAAGCTTGCAGCAATAGCTCGAAAATATAATAAAGATCCTGCACAAATATTAATAAGATGGAGCTTGCAGCACAATCTCGTTGCTATTCCCAAATCAGTTCATCCTGGGAGAATTACATCTAATGCAGATGTGTTTGATTTTCAGCTGAGCAAAGAAGATATGCAGCAGTTGGATGCAATGAATGAAGATCTACGGATGTGTTGGTTTATTGATGAAGATGAATTGCTGCCGAAGAAAGTGAGGTAA
- a CDS encoding DUF5615 family PIN-like protein, which produces MKFKLDENIPLSLGIVIKQLGYYVCDVYQQNLSGKSDDQIFQTCKKEGFILITQDSDFENTLNYPPKTHPGIVVFKLKNQGTSSMIQAFNYLTKKVNLERLNNSITIVKSKMIKIRD; this is translated from the coding sequence TTGAAGTTTAAATTAGATGAAAATATTCCTCTTTCTTTAGGAATTGTTATTAAACAATTAGGGTATTATGTTTGTGATGTTTATCAACAAAATCTTTCAGGTAAAAGTGATGATCAGATTTTTCAAACTTGCAAAAAAGAAGGTTTCATTCTCATTACTCAAGACTCTGATTTTGAAAATACCCTTAATTATCCGCCTAAAACTCATCCGGGAATTGTTGTTTTTAAGTTAAAAAATCAAGGTACGAGTTCTATGATTCAAGCGTTTAATTATTTAACTAAAAAAGTGAATTTAGAAAGACTAAATAATTCAATCACTATTGTAAAATCAAAAATGATTAAAATTAGAGATTGA
- the polX gene encoding DNA polymerase/3'-5' exonuclease PolX codes for MRKNLQVAKILYEIADLLEIQDVQWKPIAYRRAAQTIENLSEDIAELVKQETVQELPGIGEAIAEKIKEIVTTGKLKYLEQLRKEVPVDTQNLFRIEGLGPKTVKLLYNQLKVKNLQQLEQAAKTNKIAQLEGMGEKRQQLILHHLEALHHQDQGRMPLGFAEPIADEIVSILKKVSGVEQVTVAGSFRRGKETVGDLDILAVAKNAAAVMERFVSMESVQEVLARGETKSSVKLQNNLQVDLRVVKQEQYGACLQYFTGSKEHSIALRKIALKKGLTMNEYGIYRVKDKKLVASKTENEVYAKLGLQYIPPEMRENRGEIELAAKNKIPQLIEFKDIKGDFQTQTDWSDGQDSIEAMAKQAQSLGWNYLVITDHVGGIGIANPLDEKRLLKQGVEIDKLNKKFDQQKIDFHIFKGAEIDIKKDGQLWLSKIVCNKLDVVLASIHSAFRMSKEDMTKRLITCFEDYPVHVFGHPFARHINKREPIEFDVEKVFQAAKDNNVYLEINGQPTRMDLPDVHIHTARELGCKFVISSDAHSAEQLLFLKYGVINARRGWLEGKNILNTQVSHQIQKILNIK; via the coding sequence ATGCGCAAGAACCTTCAAGTTGCTAAAATATTGTATGAAATAGCAGACTTATTGGAAATTCAAGATGTCCAATGGAAGCCAATTGCTTACAGAAGAGCTGCTCAAACTATAGAGAATCTTTCTGAGGATATTGCTGAGCTTGTCAAGCAGGAAACTGTTCAGGAATTGCCTGGCATTGGAGAAGCAATTGCTGAAAAAATCAAAGAAATTGTCACAACTGGTAAACTAAAATATCTTGAACAATTAAGAAAAGAAGTTCCTGTTGATACACAAAATTTGTTCAGGATAGAAGGTTTAGGACCAAAAACAGTAAAATTATTATATAATCAACTCAAAGTAAAAAATCTTCAGCAGCTTGAACAAGCAGCTAAAACTAACAAAATTGCACAGCTTGAAGGCATGGGTGAAAAACGTCAGCAGCTTATATTGCATCATTTGGAAGCATTGCATCATCAAGATCAAGGACGAATGCCTTTGGGATTTGCAGAGCCAATAGCAGATGAGATTGTTAGTATACTAAAAAAAGTTTCAGGTGTTGAACAAGTAACTGTTGCAGGTTCTTTTAGAAGAGGCAAAGAAACAGTTGGTGATTTAGACATTCTTGCCGTTGCGAAAAATGCTGCTGCAGTGATGGAACGTTTTGTCAGTATGGAATCAGTGCAGGAAGTTCTTGCTCGAGGAGAAACCAAAAGCAGTGTTAAACTGCAGAATAATCTTCAGGTTGATTTAAGAGTCGTTAAACAAGAGCAGTATGGTGCTTGCCTGCAATATTTTACTGGCAGCAAAGAACATTCTATTGCTTTGCGGAAAATTGCGTTAAAAAAGGGCTTGACTATGAATGAATATGGTATTTATCGTGTTAAAGATAAAAAATTAGTTGCCAGTAAAACTGAAAATGAGGTGTATGCTAAACTCGGTTTGCAATATATTCCTCCTGAAATGCGGGAAAACAGAGGAGAAATAGAGTTAGCAGCTAAAAACAAGATTCCTCAACTCATTGAATTTAAAGATATTAAAGGTGATTTTCAAACACAAACTGATTGGAGTGATGGTCAGGATAGTATTGAAGCAATGGCAAAACAAGCTCAGTCGTTAGGTTGGAACTATCTTGTTATTACCGATCATGTAGGTGGCATTGGTATAGCAAATCCTTTGGATGAAAAACGTTTGTTAAAACAAGGAGTGGAGATTGATAAACTTAATAAGAAATTTGATCAACAAAAAATTGATTTTCATATTTTTAAAGGAGCAGAAATAGACATTAAAAAAGATGGCCAACTTTGGCTATCAAAAATAGTTTGCAACAAACTTGATGTTGTTCTTGCTTCAATTCATTCAGCTTTCAGAATGTCAAAAGAGGACATGACCAAACGTTTAATAACTTGTTTTGAGGATTATCCTGTCCATGTTTTTGGACATCCCTTTGCACGGCATATTAATAAGCGTGAACCAATAGAGTTTGATGTTGAAAAAGTATTCCAAGCTGCAAAAGATAATAATGTTTATCTTGAAATTAACGGTCAACCGACAAGAATGGATTTGCCTGATGTTCACATTCATACTGCGCGTGAATTAGGATGCAAGTTTGTTATTAGTTCTGATGCGCATAGTGCTGAGCAATTATTGTTTCTAAAATATGGTGTTATTAATGCGCGGCGAGGATGGTTAGAAGGGAAAAATATATTGAATACACAGGTATCGCATCAAATTCAAAAAATACTTAATATAAAATAG
- a CDS encoding ABC transporter substrate-binding protein, whose amino-acid sequence MAESYISKITSMFIILLLGFLFISSCNSDTNNNNSTTPISLGVIIPLTGNSALYGTEAYQGLLLAENEFEQQHGNIFTLHVEDHQGDTKQAVAAYHKLKELNTISGVITGMSPSSLAIAPLANQDQIVQMAVFSSTPKYTSPNDYTFRVTVRSEVEDKYLAQYIITSYQTVAILYVNNDMGLGHKNGFAGSFTSLGGTIVLEEGYDPESSDFRTPLLKIKEANPQVLFIAGDIKTTSYVVKQAREMGITIPLFATRAIQGEDLLSIAGEAAEGLTYTYSFDLNSSNQQLQHFAEMYHAMYGQDPTDFSAQGYEAGKLLFQSFYDCSGDTACVKEHLFQVKDYPTSFGPLSFDRNGDVEYAFIIKQVKNGGFVIVE is encoded by the coding sequence ATGGCTGAAAGCTATATTTCAAAGATAACATCTATGTTTATCATACTATTATTAGGATTCCTTTTTATCTCAAGTTGCAATTCTGATACTAATAACAATAATTCTACAACTCCTATTTCTTTGGGTGTTATTATACCATTAACAGGAAATTCAGCTTTGTACGGAACTGAAGCTTATCAAGGATTATTATTGGCTGAAAACGAATTTGAGCAGCAACATGGCAATATATTTACTTTGCATGTTGAAGATCACCAAGGCGATACAAAACAGGCGGTTGCAGCGTATCATAAATTGAAAGAGTTGAATACTATTTCGGGTGTTATTACGGGTATGAGTCCTTCAAGTTTGGCTATTGCTCCTTTGGCAAATCAAGATCAAATTGTCCAGATGGCAGTTTTTTCTTCAACACCAAAATATACCTCTCCTAATGATTACACCTTTAGAGTTACTGTCAGATCTGAAGTTGAAGACAAGTATCTTGCTCAATATATTATTACCTCTTATCAAACAGTTGCAATTCTTTATGTGAATAATGATATGGGTTTAGGGCATAAAAATGGTTTTGCAGGATCATTTACTTCATTGGGTGGAACAATTGTTCTTGAAGAAGGTTATGATCCAGAAAGTTCTGATTTTAGAACACCATTGCTTAAAATTAAAGAAGCAAATCCTCAAGTACTTTTTATTGCTGGCGACATTAAAACAACATCGTATGTGGTGAAGCAAGCACGAGAAATGGGTATTACTATTCCTTTATTCGCCACTCGTGCAATTCAAGGCGAAGATCTTTTATCCATTGCCGGCGAAGCTGCTGAAGGATTGACCTATACTTATTCGTTTGATTTAAATTCATCAAATCAACAGCTCCAACATTTTGCTGAGATGTATCACGCGATGTATGGTCAGGATCCAACTGATTTTTCAGCTCAGGGTTATGAAGCTGGAAAATTACTGTTTCAATCATTTTATGATTGCTCTGGAGATACTGCCTGTGTCAAGGAACATTTATTTCAAGTAAAAGATTATCCTACTTCGTTTGGCCCATTATCTTTTGACAGGAATGGCGATGTTGAATATGCATTTATTATTAAGCAAGTTAAAAATGGTGGGTTTGTGATTGTGGAATAA
- a CDS encoding winged helix-turn-helix transcriptional regulator: MLSKIITKVNERILRHLIDQKASLTEIATATKTTKANISRSLKILEKEDLIRKEIKGKTHIYRFNYFHRYANTILKLFLDDIKKKYDQKLCYKPALLNGLLKQMLNDNYVGVIFFGSSINRNFNDIDIFILLKKTDGSKALIERIKKIDFRFSPIIGTLQEIENGLSHEDMLFKNITNGLPYSCEQEVIYLKYRSFFLKKQDIEERFIIGYREILSCLEFSEKEYLKRHLEKGIRDIMYAAMNYKDLSPKDDRELDVMFKKSYKMKLPDKVNKALQFAEKIGGSIL; this comes from the coding sequence ATGTTATCAAAAATAATAACAAAAGTAAACGAACGGATATTAAGGCATCTCATAGACCAAAAAGCAAGTTTAACTGAAATAGCAACTGCTACAAAAACAACAAAAGCAAATATATCGCGATCATTAAAAATATTGGAAAAAGAAGATCTTATAAGGAAAGAAATTAAAGGAAAAACCCATATATATAGATTTAATTATTTCCATAGGTATGCAAATACTATTCTTAAGTTGTTCTTAGATGATATTAAAAAAAAATATGATCAGAAATTATGTTACAAACCAGCGTTATTAAATGGATTACTGAAACAGATGCTTAATGATAATTATGTAGGCGTAATTTTTTTCGGTTCAAGTATAAACAGAAATTTTAATGATATTGATATTTTTATTCTCCTTAAAAAAACAGATGGCAGCAAGGCGTTGATAGAACGCATTAAAAAAATAGATTTTAGATTTTCACCCATCATTGGCACACTTCAAGAAATAGAGAACGGCTTAAGTCATGAAGATATGCTTTTTAAAAATATCACCAACGGCCTACCATACTCTTGTGAACAAGAGGTCATTTATCTAAAGTATAGATCATTCTTCTTGAAAAAGCAAGATATTGAAGAGAGATTTATAATAGGTTATAGAGAGATCTTGTCATGCCTTGAGTTTTCTGAAAAAGAATATTTAAAAAGACATTTAGAAAAGGGTATTAGGGATATTATGTATGCAGCGATGAATTATAAAGATTTAAGCCCTAAGGATGACAGAGAATTAGATGTAATGTTCAAGAAATCCTATAAAATGAAGCTTCCTGACAAGGTAAATAAAGCACTGCAGTTTGCAGAGAAAATAGGTGGATCAATTTTATGA
- a CDS encoding Fic family protein codes for MHLEIRTQNKKKKYYLAHSLREGRKVHKLRKFLGIDLNTKLLEERKKIAEKLMLDEIKRYNLIKDPLHVVLSKEDLDVIKKLQTKIPIRIKHLSEDDWIHFTEIFTYNTNAIEGSELTDKEVKEIIERDIWPDKSKDDIAEAYGVQEAIAYIRKTKEHLSIKLIKDAHKIVFKNSKHFAGKLRRIGEEVVIRDGFGNIVHEGAPQTRIIFLLNELIDWYNKNRRKYPALLLAAVVHNQFENIHPFADGNGRVGRILLNNILLKQGFPPINIELSNRMQYYTSLQAYEKNHDLHPTLELFIKEYKALEKSFR; via the coding sequence ATGCATCTTGAAATAAGAACACAAAATAAGAAGAAAAAGTATTATTTAGCACATTCACTCAGGGAAGGTAGAAAAGTGCATAAATTAAGAAAATTTCTTGGCATTGACCTAAACACAAAACTTCTAGAAGAGCGAAAGAAAATAGCTGAAAAGCTTATGTTAGATGAAATAAAAAGATATAATCTGATAAAAGACCCCCTACATGTCGTGCTTTCTAAAGAAGATCTTGATGTTATTAAGAAACTGCAAACTAAAATTCCTATTAGGATAAAACATCTTTCTGAAGATGATTGGATCCATTTTACTGAAATATTTACTTATAACACAAATGCAATAGAAGGAAGCGAGTTAACTGACAAAGAAGTAAAAGAAATCATAGAAAGAGATATCTGGCCGGATAAATCTAAAGATGATATTGCAGAAGCATACGGTGTTCAAGAAGCAATTGCCTATATTAGAAAAACAAAAGAACATCTATCAATAAAATTAATTAAAGATGCCCATAAAATTGTTTTCAAAAATTCAAAGCATTTTGCTGGAAAATTACGGAGAATTGGAGAAGAAGTAGTTATTAGAGACGGTTTTGGCAATATTGTTCATGAAGGCGCACCTCAAACAAGAATTATTTTTCTGCTGAATGAATTAATTGACTGGTATAACAAAAATAGAAGAAAATATCCTGCACTATTGCTTGCTGCTGTTGTGCACAATCAATTTGAAAATATTCATCCCTTTGCAGATGGCAATGGAAGAGTAGGAAGAATTCTTTTAAATAATATACTTTTAAAACAAGGATTTCCCCCCATAAATATAGAACTTAGCAACCGAATGCAATACTATACTTCATTGCAGGCTTACGAGAAAAATCATGATTTACATCCAACATTGGAATTGTTTATAAAAGAATATAAAGCATTGGAAAAATCATTCAGGTGA
- a CDS encoding AbrB/MazE/SpoVT family DNA-binding domain-containing protein — protein sequence MTQTVLTKLSSRGQIVIPMNIRNQLGLKDGETFAITGKHDTLILKKIKTPSSKELFEDIHAWGVSFAKKRNLREKYLQELIKKGRQL from the coding sequence ATGACTCAAACGGTTTTAACAAAATTATCATCGCGAGGACAAATAGTTATACCTATGAATATACGAAATCAACTTGGTTTAAAGGATGGAGAGACATTTGCTATTACTGGAAAACATGATACCTTAATTCTCAAAAAGATTAAAACACCATCATCTAAAGAATTATTCGAAGATATTCATGCATGGGGTGTATCTTTTGCAAAGAAAAGAAATCTTAGAGAAAAATATCTTCAAGAATTAATTAAAAAAGGCAGGCAACTTTGA
- a CDS encoding ABC transporter substrate-binding protein, which produces MMKRLPIIALALSVMLIFLLSCSANTEQNQEPIKIGFVGPLTEEIASWGLNALAGAQLAVNEINNAGGINGRKVELIVEDDKCKQDSVNAITKLISVDKVVGIIGPICSSAAAPAMPIAQQYGVPTITPTASAPELTKIGEYIFRVYPSDSAQGVYAADFIFGKLQKKKVALIYVQNAWGEGLQQVFSKRFMELDGDVVYQAGVSQDEKDFKTELLKVKNSGADVLYFPVYPTNAVAAFKQMKEIKFDIQVVGGDVLDSDEVIKSGYADNVIFTVPDVLFPEEFKQRVKQVQLQGYQPFEVSFVSALGYDAGNVMLSAIEQAGDDKVKIQQALEHTLIEGVSSKIISFDDIGDLKNPQFKVKVIKGDKAVGYG; this is translated from the coding sequence ATGATGAAAAGATTACCTATCATAGCTTTAGCTTTAAGTGTTATGCTTATCTTCTTACTCAGTTGTTCAGCTAATACTGAACAAAATCAGGAACCAATCAAGATTGGTTTTGTTGGACCATTAACTGAAGAAATTGCAAGTTGGGGATTAAATGCTTTGGCTGGTGCGCAGCTAGCAGTTAACGAAATAAATAATGCTGGTGGTATTAACGGCAGAAAAGTTGAGCTTATTGTTGAAGATGACAAATGCAAGCAGGATAGTGTCAATGCAATTACTAAATTAATCAGTGTTGATAAAGTAGTCGGTATTATTGGGCCAATTTGCAGTTCAGCAGCAGCTCCTGCAATGCCTATTGCTCAGCAATATGGTGTCCCAACAATAACACCAACAGCTTCTGCTCCAGAATTAACAAAGATTGGTGAATATATTTTTCGTGTTTATCCTTCAGATTCAGCACAAGGTGTGTATGCAGCAGATTTTATTTTTGGCAAACTGCAAAAGAAAAAAGTTGCCTTAATTTATGTTCAGAATGCTTGGGGAGAAGGTTTGCAGCAGGTTTTTAGCAAACGTTTCATGGAGTTGGACGGAGATGTAGTATATCAAGCAGGTGTTTCTCAAGATGAAAAAGATTTTAAGACTGAATTGTTGAAAGTAAAGAATAGCGGAGCTGATGTTTTATATTTTCCTGTTTATCCAACCAATGCTGTCGCAGCTTTTAAACAGATGAAGGAAATTAAATTTGATATTCAAGTTGTTGGAGGAGATGTGTTGGATAGCGATGAAGTAATTAAAAGCGGTTATGCTGATAATGTTATCTTTACTGTTCCTGATGTGTTATTTCCTGAGGAGTTTAAACAGCGTGTTAAACAAGTCCAATTACAAGGTTATCAGCCATTTGAAGTTTCATTTGTCAGCGCATTAGGTTATGATGCTGGTAACGTTATGTTATCAGCTATTGAACAAGCTGGTGATGATAAGGTTAAGATTCAACAAGCGCTTGAACATACACTTATTGAAGGTGTTTCATCTAAAATTATTAGCTTTGATGATATTGGTGATTTGAAAAATCCTCAGTTTAAGGTAAAAGTGATTAAAGGGGATAAAGCTGTTGGTTATGGATAA